In Myxocyprinus asiaticus isolate MX2 ecotype Aquarium Trade chromosome 16, UBuf_Myxa_2, whole genome shotgun sequence, a single window of DNA contains:
- the LOC127453921 gene encoding thiosulfate sulfurtransferase/rhodanese-like domain-containing protein 3, whose amino-acid sequence MALNVCSRLTMSIPLVLASRNVVPVTRLPATGSCWTHLRCLHQTRAIRFDGGLLRNFSSSSQPSIDVSYDQLKKLLVSRSGVVIDVREPWELREYGNIPGSINVPLGQVNGALQLKSEVFKEKFGGDMPTHSQNIVFTCLAGVRSKTALDTAVVLGYTNVQHYPGGWQDWAERERIQTKV is encoded by the exons ATGGCGTTAAATGTGTGCTCCCGGTTGACGATGAGTATTCCCCTCGTTTTAGCGAGCAGAAATGTCGTTCCTGTCACAAGACTACCGGCAACGGGTTCATGCTGGACACATTTACGATGCTTACACC AGACCCGTGCCATTCGTTTTGACGGTGGGCTATTGCGAAATTTCAGCTCATCAAGCCAGCCTTCAATAGACGTGTCCTATGATCAGCTGAAGAAACTGCTGGTGTCCCGATCCGGTGTGGTTATAGACGTCCGTGAGCCGTGGGAACTCAGAGAGTACGGGAACATTCCTGGGTCCATTAACGTACCCC TGGGACAGGTGAATGGAGCTCTGCAACTCAAGTCTGAAGTGTTCAAGGAGAAATTTGGTGGAGATATGCCAACACACTCCCAAAATATTGTGTTCACCTGCCTAGCTGGTGTAAGAAGCAAAACAGCTCTGGATACAGCAGTGGTTTTAGGATACACCAA CGTCCAGCATTATCCAGGTGGATGGCAAGACTGGGCAGAACGTGAAAGAATACAAACCAAAGTGTGA